Proteins from a genomic interval of Bradyrhizobium sp. CCBAU 53340:
- a CDS encoding flagellar hook assembly protein FlgD, with product MTTTNAATAPSVVSGTTPTSSSSSSSSSSLSSSTGATLAGNFQTFLTLLTTQLQNQNPLDPLDTNQFTQQLVQFAGVEQQLKTNDSLSQLVTLQQTTQATQALGFVGKTAVVDGTTATMKNSSATWHLNVPSDATVDISIANSSGQTVFTGKYTAGAASDVPFTWNGQGNDGTQWPDGKYTITATGKDVAGNNVGIAAQVQGVVSSVDLTQSPPLLSIDGNSYTLSQVKSIVATSSN from the coding sequence ATGACCACCACGAATGCCGCCACCGCGCCATCAGTCGTCTCCGGTACGACGCCGACCTCGTCATCGTCGTCCTCGTCAAGCTCGAGCCTGAGCTCGTCCACGGGCGCGACGCTCGCCGGCAACTTCCAGACCTTCCTGACGCTGCTGACCACGCAGCTACAGAACCAGAACCCGCTCGATCCGCTCGACACCAACCAGTTCACGCAGCAGTTGGTGCAGTTCGCTGGCGTCGAACAGCAGCTCAAGACCAACGATTCGCTGTCCCAGCTCGTCACCCTGCAGCAGACCACGCAGGCGACCCAGGCGCTCGGGTTCGTCGGCAAGACCGCTGTGGTCGACGGCACCACCGCAACCATGAAGAACTCGTCGGCGACCTGGCACCTCAACGTGCCGAGCGACGCGACCGTGGACATCTCCATCGCCAATTCCAGCGGCCAGACCGTGTTCACCGGCAAATATACCGCCGGCGCCGCCTCGGATGTTCCCTTCACCTGGAACGGCCAGGGCAATGACGGCACGCAATGGCCTGATGGCAAGTACACGATCACGGCGACCGGCAAAGACGTCGCGGGCAACAATGTCGGCATCGCAGCGCAGGTGCAGGGCGTGGTGTCGTCGGTCGACCTGACCCAATCGCCGCCGCTGCTCTCGATTGACGGCAACAGCTACACGCTGAGCCAGGTGAAGAGCATTGTGGCGACCAGCAGCAATTGA
- a CDS encoding sigma-54-dependent Fis family transcriptional regulator, translating to MRLLIVGTLKGQLTTATKIAMDNGATVTHAEDHEQAMRVLRGGKGADLLLVDVALDIRDLVMRLEAEHIHAPIVACGITNDARAAVAAIHAGAKEYIPLPPEPELIAAVLAAVANDSRELVYRDDAMARVIKLAQQIAGSDASVMITGESGTGKEVLARYVHTRSARAKRPFISINCAAIPEHLLESELFGHEKGAFTGAVARRIGKFEEATGGTLLLDEISEMDVRLQSKLLRAIQERVIDRVGGTKPVPVDIRIIATSNRNLADAVREGTFREDLLFRLNVVNLKIPPLRERPADIMELAQHFVKKYAEANGVPLRPISAEAKRVLSANRWQGNVRELENTMHRAVLMAQGDEIGPDAILTPDGDRLDLAKTPPAVAHATMAAEQVTRALVGRTVADVERDLILETLKHCLGNRTHAANILGISIRTLRNKLNEYADGGIPITPAGTPGEYPRMMGA from the coding sequence ATGCGGCTTCTCATCGTTGGCACATTGAAGGGCCAGCTCACCACCGCTACCAAGATCGCGATGGACAACGGCGCCACCGTGACCCATGCCGAGGATCACGAGCAGGCGATGCGCGTGCTGCGCGGCGGCAAGGGCGCCGACCTCCTGCTGGTCGACGTCGCCCTCGACATCCGCGACCTCGTGATGCGGCTCGAGGCCGAGCACATCCACGCCCCGATCGTCGCCTGCGGCATTACCAACGACGCTCGCGCCGCGGTCGCCGCGATCCACGCCGGCGCCAAGGAATACATCCCGCTGCCGCCGGAGCCGGAGCTGATCGCCGCGGTGCTGGCCGCCGTCGCCAACGATTCCCGCGAGCTGGTCTATCGCGACGACGCCATGGCGCGCGTCATCAAGCTCGCCCAGCAGATCGCAGGCTCGGATGCCTCGGTGATGATCACCGGCGAATCCGGCACGGGCAAGGAGGTGCTGGCGCGCTACGTCCACACTCGCTCGGCCCGCGCCAAGCGTCCGTTCATCTCGATCAACTGCGCCGCGATCCCCGAGCATCTCCTGGAATCCGAGCTGTTCGGCCATGAGAAGGGCGCCTTCACCGGCGCGGTCGCCCGCCGCATCGGCAAGTTCGAGGAGGCGACCGGCGGCACGCTGCTGCTGGACGAAATCTCCGAGATGGACGTCCGTCTGCAATCGAAACTGCTGCGCGCCATCCAGGAGCGCGTGATCGATCGCGTCGGCGGCACCAAGCCGGTGCCGGTTGACATCCGCATCATCGCGACCTCGAACCGCAACCTGGCGGATGCCGTGCGCGAAGGCACCTTCCGCGAGGACCTGCTGTTCCGCCTCAACGTCGTGAATTTGAAGATTCCGCCGCTGCGCGAGCGTCCCGCCGACATCATGGAGCTCGCCCAGCATTTCGTGAAGAAATATGCCGAGGCCAACGGCGTGCCGCTGCGTCCCATCTCGGCCGAAGCCAAACGCGTGCTGTCCGCCAACCGCTGGCAGGGCAACGTCCGCGAGCTCGAAAACACCATGCACCGCGCGGTGCTGATGGCGCAGGGCGACGAGATCGGCCCCGATGCGATCCTCACCCCCGACGGCGACCGCCTCGACCTTGCCAAGACCCCACCGGCCGTGGCGCACGCCACCATGGCCGCCGAGCAGGTGACGCGCGCACTCGTCGGGCGCACCGTCGCCGATGTCGAGCGGGACCTGATCCTGGAGACGCTCAAGCACTGCCTCGGCAACCGGACCCATGCCGCCAACATCCTCGGCATCTCGATCCGCACGCTGCGCAACAAGCTCAACGAATATGCCGACGGCGGCATCCCGATCACACCGGCGGGCACGCCGGGTGAATATCCGCGGATGATGGGGGCGTAG
- a CDS encoding cytochrome P450, with translation MSTAPRIDIDPAALWADPYPMLAKMRKEAPIAFVPQLGSTLLTSRDDISISEKQIDVFSSHQPAGLMNRLMGHNMMRKDGEAHQVERRAMFPTVSPKTVKAHWTALFQAHADRIIDAIEPGARIDFMRDFALPFSGECLKSITGLTNIGFADMDAWSQGMIEGIANYGGDPAIEARCHAATSGIDAAIDDILPVMRKHPDQSILGVLLASGMPMESVRANVKLAISGGQNEPRKAIAGTVWALLTHPAQLDLVRKGEVSWLQAFEEYARWISPIGMSPRRIAKPWTIRDVAFETDERVFLMFGSANRDEKHFERADQFDVRRDTSKSVAFGAGPHFCAGAFASRAMIADVALPTVFARAEKLEIAEDEKVRIGGWAFRGLLNLPIRWLH, from the coding sequence TTGAGCACCGCGCCGCGCATCGACATCGACCCTGCCGCGTTATGGGCCGACCCCTATCCGATGCTCGCGAAAATGCGCAAAGAGGCGCCGATCGCCTTCGTGCCGCAGCTCGGCTCGACGCTGCTGACGAGCCGCGACGACATCTCCATCTCCGAGAAACAGATCGACGTGTTCTCCTCGCACCAGCCTGCCGGCCTGATGAACCGGCTGATGGGCCACAACATGATGCGCAAGGACGGCGAGGCGCATCAGGTCGAGCGCCGTGCGATGTTTCCGACGGTATCGCCGAAGACCGTGAAAGCGCACTGGACCGCGCTGTTCCAGGCCCATGCCGACCGCATCATCGACGCGATCGAGCCCGGGGCGCGGATCGATTTCATGCGCGATTTCGCGCTGCCGTTCTCCGGCGAGTGTCTGAAGTCGATCACCGGCCTCACCAATATCGGCTTTGCCGACATGGATGCGTGGTCGCAAGGCATGATCGAGGGCATCGCCAATTACGGTGGCGATCCCGCCATCGAGGCGCGTTGCCACGCGGCGACGTCGGGCATCGATGCTGCGATCGACGATATCCTGCCGGTGATGCGCAAGCATCCCGACCAGAGTATCCTCGGCGTGCTCCTCGCCTCCGGCATGCCGATGGAGAGCGTGCGCGCCAACGTCAAGCTCGCGATCTCGGGCGGCCAGAACGAGCCGCGCAAGGCGATCGCCGGCACGGTGTGGGCGCTGCTGACGCATCCCGCGCAGCTCGATCTCGTGCGCAAGGGAGAGGTGAGCTGGCTGCAGGCGTTCGAAGAATATGCCCGCTGGATCTCGCCGATCGGCATGTCGCCGCGGCGGATCGCAAAGCCGTGGACGATCCGCGATGTCGCGTTCGAGACGGACGAGCGCGTGTTCCTGATGTTCGGTTCGGCCAATCGCGACGAGAAACATTTCGAGCGCGCCGACCAGTTCGACGTGCGACGCGATACCTCGAAGAGCGTCGCCTTCGGCGCCGGCCCGCATTTCTGCGCCGGCGCCTTCGCCTCGCGCGCCATGATCGCTGACGTCGCGCTGCCGACCGTATTCGCGCGCGCCGAAAAGTTGGAGATCGCAGAAGACGAGAAAGTGCGGATCGGCGGCTGGGCGTTCCGCGGGCTGCTCAACCTGCCCATCAGATGGCTGCACTGA
- a CDS encoding cold-shock protein — MTTGTVKWFNGQKGFGFIQPDDGGNDVFVHISAVERAGLSGLAEGQKVNFEAKTDKMRGKVSAENLSLA, encoded by the coding sequence ATGACGACAGGGACCGTGAAGTGGTTTAACGGCCAAAAGGGCTTCGGATTCATCCAGCCGGACGATGGCGGCAACGATGTGTTCGTTCACATCAGCGCGGTGGAACGCGCCGGACTTTCGGGTCTCGCCGAGGGCCAGAAGGTCAATTTCGAAGCCAAGACCGACAAGATGCGGGGCAAAGTCAGCGCAGAGAATCTCTCGCTGGCCTGA
- the fliG gene encoding flagellar motor switch protein FliG: MAASLQNANSNDITSVISTLGQRAGNRSKDGRGTEQLTGPRRAAILMLALGEQYGGKIWGLLDDDEVRQLSLEMSTLGTVEVDTVEDMLLEFVSRMSASGALMGNFDATERLLQQYLPPERVNGIMDEIRGPAGRNMWEKLSNVQEEVLANYLKNEYPQTIAVVLSKLKPEHAARVLGIFPEDLALDVVNRMLKMEAVQKEVIESVEKTLRTEFMSNLSQTRRRDAHEVMAEIFNNFDRQTETRFITSLEEDNRESAERIKALMFTFDDLVKLDSGSAQTLMRNVDKDKLGVALKSANEDVRNFFFGNMSSRAAKMLQDDMAAMGPVRLRDVDEAQALLVNLAKDLAAKGEIMLTKNRADDELVY; the protein is encoded by the coding sequence ATGGCCGCTTCCCTGCAAAACGCCAACTCGAACGACATCACCAGCGTGATCTCGACGCTCGGCCAGCGCGCCGGCAACCGGTCCAAGGATGGGAGGGGCACCGAGCAACTGACCGGCCCGCGCCGCGCCGCGATCCTGATGCTGGCACTCGGCGAGCAGTATGGCGGCAAGATCTGGGGCCTGCTCGACGACGACGAGGTGCGTCAGCTCTCGCTGGAAATGTCCACCCTCGGCACCGTCGAGGTCGACACCGTCGAGGACATGCTGCTCGAATTCGTCTCGCGCATGTCCGCCTCGGGCGCGCTGATGGGCAATTTCGACGCCACCGAACGCCTGCTCCAGCAGTACCTGCCGCCGGAGCGCGTCAACGGCATCATGGACGAGATCCGCGGCCCCGCGGGGCGCAACATGTGGGAAAAACTCTCCAACGTGCAGGAAGAGGTCCTCGCCAACTACCTCAAGAACGAATATCCGCAGACCATCGCCGTGGTGCTGTCGAAGCTGAAGCCGGAACATGCCGCACGCGTGCTCGGCATCTTCCCCGAAGATCTCGCGCTCGACGTCGTCAACCGCATGCTGAAGATGGAAGCCGTGCAGAAGGAGGTGATCGAGAGCGTGGAGAAGACGCTGCGCACCGAATTCATGTCGAACCTGTCGCAGACCCGCCGCCGCGACGCCCACGAGGTGATGGCGGAAATCTTCAACAACTTCGACCGCCAGACCGAAACCCGCTTCATCACCTCGCTCGAAGAAGACAACCGGGAATCGGCCGAGCGCATCAAGGCGCTGATGTTCACCTTCGACGACCTCGTCAAGCTCGACTCCGGCTCGGCCCAGACCTTGATGCGCAACGTCGACAAGGACAAGCTCGGCGTGGCGCTGAAGAGTGCCAACGAGGACGTCCGCAACTTCTTCTTCGGCAACATGTCCTCGCGCGCCGCAAAAATGCTGCAGGACGACATGGCGGCGATGGGTCCGGTGCGGCTGCGCGATGTCGACGAGGCCCAGGCTCTGCTGGTCAACCTCGCCAAGGACCTCGCCGCCAAGGGCGAGATCATGCTGACCAAGAACCGCGCTGACGACGAACTGGTGTACTGA
- a CDS encoding flavin reductase family protein: MNVVPRDLMTQIPVSSADFRGAMRHLTGGVSIITAGRGKDITGMTVTSVTSLSVDPPTLLVSINRDASSFPLIRRYAAFGVNILAADQRDVAERFAGMAGLKGADRFAGSQWVTSASGVPLLVGALSAVDCEVEEIVERHSHGIVIGRVRTIKNSVRTAALAYWHGQYVAVDQNEDAARLAEVSLPARSLRGV; the protein is encoded by the coding sequence ATGAATGTAGTGCCCCGCGATCTCATGACCCAAATTCCCGTCTCGTCTGCCGATTTCCGCGGCGCCATGCGCCACCTCACCGGCGGGGTCAGCATTATCACCGCCGGGCGGGGCAAGGACATCACCGGCATGACGGTCACCTCGGTGACGTCGCTGTCGGTCGATCCGCCGACGCTTCTGGTCAGCATCAACCGCGATGCCTCGTCCTTCCCGCTGATCAGGCGCTACGCCGCCTTCGGCGTGAACATCCTGGCGGCCGATCAGCGCGATGTCGCCGAGCGCTTTGCCGGCATGGCTGGCCTGAAGGGGGCCGACCGGTTTGCCGGCAGCCAATGGGTCACGTCTGCCTCCGGCGTTCCGCTGCTGGTCGGCGCCTTGTCCGCGGTCGATTGCGAGGTCGAGGAGATCGTCGAGCGCCACTCGCACGGCATTGTCATCGGCCGTGTCAGGACCATCAAGAACTCGGTGCGTACCGCGGCGCTCGCCTACTGGCACGGCCAGTATGTGGCAGTCGACCAGAACGAGGACGCAGCAAGGCTCGCCGAGGTCAGCCTTCCCGCGCGCAGCCTTCGCGGCGTGTGA
- a CDS encoding M20 family metallopeptidase — MSEAQITDWLASQRQAMIDLLRDVVNIDSGSYDKAGVDAVGARFERHFAEHGIPFRREANDTFGDAIHADVAKPGSNEKPVLLMGHRDTVFGKGEAGKRPFTIRDNRAYGPGVADMKAGVVMNIFVATAFHKFGGNSHPIKLLITSDEEIGSPSSRPVIEREGRSARAVFNSEPGRPTGNVVTSRKGGIFMHMAITGKAAHSGANFAAGISAIGELAHKIIQIHALTDLTKGITLNVGLISGGQSVNTTAPYAEGQIDMRYVDPRDRATVMAEIERIIATPYVPGTSATLTIKGEFVPVVQSESSKALFEGYQAAARQAGLTTLQGEFSGGCADSGFTAAVGTPTICGVGPVGGLAHSPEEYLELDSIVPRAQALALAILKG; from the coding sequence ATGTCGGAAGCTCAAATCACGGACTGGCTGGCGTCGCAGCGGCAGGCGATGATCGATCTGTTGCGCGACGTCGTGAACATCGATTCCGGGTCCTATGACAAAGCGGGCGTCGACGCGGTCGGTGCGCGGTTCGAGCGGCATTTTGCCGAGCATGGAATTCCGTTCCGGCGCGAGGCCAATGACACCTTTGGCGATGCGATCCACGCCGACGTGGCCAAGCCCGGCAGCAACGAAAAGCCGGTGCTGTTGATGGGGCATCGCGACACCGTGTTCGGCAAGGGCGAGGCCGGGAAGCGCCCGTTCACGATTCGCGACAACCGCGCCTACGGACCCGGCGTCGCCGACATGAAGGCCGGCGTCGTCATGAACATCTTCGTCGCCACCGCCTTCCACAAATTCGGCGGCAACTCGCATCCGATCAAGCTGCTGATCACCTCGGACGAGGAGATCGGCTCGCCTTCGTCGCGGCCGGTGATCGAGCGCGAGGGCCGCTCGGCGCGCGCCGTGTTCAATTCCGAGCCGGGCCGCCCCACGGGCAATGTCGTCACCAGCCGCAAGGGCGGCATCTTCATGCATATGGCCATTACCGGGAAGGCCGCGCATTCCGGCGCCAACTTCGCCGCCGGTATCAGCGCGATCGGCGAGCTCGCGCACAAGATCATCCAGATCCACGCGCTGACCGACCTCACCAAGGGCATCACGCTCAATGTCGGCCTGATCTCGGGCGGCCAGTCGGTCAACACGACGGCGCCTTACGCCGAGGGCCAGATCGACATGCGCTATGTCGATCCCAGGGATCGCGCCACTGTCATGGCCGAAATCGAGCGCATCATCGCAACGCCCTATGTGCCCGGCACCAGCGCGACGCTGACCATCAAGGGCGAGTTCGTGCCTGTGGTGCAGAGCGAGAGCTCGAAGGCGCTGTTCGAAGGATATCAGGCCGCCGCCAGGCAGGCCGGCCTCACCACGCTGCAGGGCGAGTTCTCCGGCGGCTGCGCCGATTCCGGCTTCACCGCCGCGGTGGGGACGCCGACCATCTGCGGCGTCGGGCCGGTCGGCGGGCTCGCGCATTCGCCGGAGGAATATCTCGAGCTCGACAGCATCGTGCCGCGCGCGCAGGCGCTGGCACTGGCGATTTTGAAGGGATGA
- a CDS encoding transcriptional regulator, producing the protein MSAKSTVPSPEAIARSQRQRLAAEEGARAIADVARQAVEVRKNMARLRELREAKEAADAVVAEALPASPLKRRARKSQQ; encoded by the coding sequence ATGAGCGCGAAATCGACAGTACCGTCGCCCGAAGCAATTGCGCGCTCTCAACGTCAGCGCTTGGCTGCCGAAGAGGGCGCACGCGCCATCGCCGATGTCGCACGCCAAGCCGTCGAGGTTCGCAAGAACATGGCACGACTGCGTGAGTTGCGCGAGGCCAAGGAAGCGGCTGATGCCGTTGTTGCGGAAGCCTTGCCGGCGTCGCCGCTCAAGAGGCGTGCAAGGAAGTCGCAGCAATAA
- a CDS encoding alpha/beta fold hydrolase, whose product MFVGFESRLVDLEAAPIFARIAGDGPPLLLLHGFPETHLTWRDIAPILAQRFTVVCADLRGYGQSGTPASDPDHRPYAKRAMADDMVKLMKRLGHDRFMVAGHDRGGRVAYRMALDCPSIVRKLAVLDIIPTADAWDRADVRLALSFWPWSLLAQPAPLPEDMIGVAADAVIQGALSGWGSPSSIFPPAVRASYAAMLRDREHLHAICEEYRAAATLDRDHDAADRDAGKKIVCPTLALWSRGGGLAKWYVGEGGPLAIWRGWCETVAGHAVAGGHFFPEEFPAQTAHELAGFFEA is encoded by the coding sequence ATGTTCGTCGGCTTTGAATCCCGTCTGGTAGACCTTGAAGCGGCGCCAATCTTCGCAAGGATCGCAGGGGATGGTCCGCCGCTACTCCTGTTGCACGGTTTCCCGGAAACCCATTTGACGTGGCGGGATATTGCGCCAATTCTGGCGCAACGATTTACGGTCGTCTGCGCCGATCTTCGCGGGTATGGGCAGAGCGGCACTCCGGCGTCGGACCCTGATCATCGCCCTTACGCAAAGCGTGCGATGGCTGACGATATGGTCAAGCTCATGAAGAGGCTTGGTCATGACCGCTTCATGGTGGCTGGGCATGACCGCGGAGGACGCGTTGCGTATCGAATGGCGCTCGATTGTCCGTCAATCGTTCGAAAGCTTGCCGTTCTCGATATCATCCCGACCGCGGATGCGTGGGACCGGGCCGATGTTCGCCTTGCGTTGAGCTTCTGGCCGTGGAGCTTGCTTGCTCAACCCGCTCCACTGCCGGAAGACATGATCGGCGTCGCGGCAGATGCCGTTATTCAAGGCGCGCTCTCCGGCTGGGGCTCACCGTCTTCGATCTTCCCGCCAGCGGTTCGCGCAAGCTACGCGGCAATGCTGAGAGATCGCGAACATCTCCATGCGATATGCGAAGAATACCGTGCGGCAGCAACGCTCGACCGCGATCACGATGCCGCCGATCGCGATGCCGGGAAGAAGATTGTCTGCCCGACGCTGGCGCTTTGGAGCCGCGGCGGCGGCCTGGCGAAGTGGTATGTTGGAGAAGGCGGTCCATTGGCGATCTGGCGCGGATGGTGCGAGACCGTGGCCGGACATGCCGTCGCGGGTGGTCACTTCTTCCCTGAAGAGTTTCCGGCGCAAACCGCCCATGAATTGGCAGGCTTCTTCGAAGCCTAG
- a CDS encoding FliH/SctL family protein translates to MGAPAKFLFDTDFAAPDRTREKAATAAEIAQKVAEAEARAYQDGFAAGQHEAKAESDRRVALAMEEINIAIRGIAAGIGNIESKMETEAVDVAVAVARKLCADLVAAEPLGEIMALVKDCFSHLVATPHLVVRINDSLYESAREKIERLAKQSGFEGRLVILAEPEIATGDCRIEWADGGVVLERSAIAAKIDDMVGRYIASRKGN, encoded by the coding sequence ATGGGCGCTCCGGCCAAATTCCTGTTCGATACCGACTTCGCCGCACCCGACCGGACGCGCGAGAAGGCCGCGACCGCGGCCGAGATCGCGCAGAAGGTCGCGGAGGCCGAAGCGCGCGCCTATCAGGACGGCTTTGCCGCGGGCCAGCACGAGGCCAAGGCCGAGAGCGACCGCCGCGTCGCGCTCGCCATGGAAGAGATCAACATCGCGATCCGGGGCATTGCCGCGGGCATCGGCAACATCGAGAGCAAGATGGAGACCGAAGCGGTCGACGTCGCCGTCGCGGTGGCGCGAAAGCTGTGCGCCGATCTGGTCGCTGCCGAGCCGCTCGGCGAGATCATGGCGCTGGTCAAGGATTGCTTCTCGCACCTGGTCGCGACGCCGCATCTCGTCGTCCGCATCAACGATTCGCTCTACGAGAGCGCCCGCGAGAAGATCGAGCGGCTCGCCAAGCAGAGCGGCTTCGAGGGGCGACTGGTGATCCTGGCCGAGCCCGAAATTGCCACCGGCGATTGCCGGATCGAGTGGGCCGATGGCGGCGTCGTGCTGGAGCGCAGCGCCATCGCGGCCAAAATCGACGACATGGTCGGACGCTATATCGCGTCCCGCAAGGGGAACTAA
- a CDS encoding DUF1153 domain-containing protein, with amino-acid sequence MTEPHRPRVKYVIGPDGSPLTIADLPAPGTKRWVIRRKAEVVAAVRGGLLSLEEACSRYTLTVDEFLSWQFSIDQHGLAGLRTTRIQQYRQ; translated from the coding sequence ATGACAGAACCCCATCGCCCGAGGGTAAAATACGTCATCGGGCCGGACGGCAGTCCGCTGACGATTGCAGATCTGCCCGCACCCGGCACCAAACGCTGGGTCATCCGCCGCAAGGCCGAAGTCGTCGCCGCAGTTCGCGGTGGACTTCTCTCCCTCGAGGAGGCCTGCAGCCGTTATACCCTGACGGTCGACGAATTCCTCTCCTGGCAGTTTTCCATTGACCAGCATGGTCTGGCGGGTCTTCGCACCACCCGCATCCAGCAATATCGCCAGTAA
- the fliN gene encoding flagellar motor switch protein FliN, whose amino-acid sequence MSDTDGQVPLPDLNGPLPPGGTDVGYNEDEYAARVAADLEAVFDVPVQVSAVLGRSKMDVGELLKLGPGTVLELDRRVGEAIDIYVNNKLVARGEVVLVEDKLGVTMTEIIKTERG is encoded by the coding sequence ATGAGCGACACCGACGGACAGGTCCCGCTGCCCGACCTCAACGGCCCGCTGCCGCCCGGCGGCACCGATGTCGGCTACAACGAGGACGAATATGCCGCGCGCGTTGCCGCCGACCTCGAGGCCGTCTTCGACGTGCCGGTGCAGGTGTCGGCGGTGCTCGGCCGGTCCAAGATGGATGTCGGCGAGCTCTTGAAGCTCGGACCCGGCACCGTGCTCGAGCTCGACCGCCGCGTCGGCGAGGCCATCGACATCTATGTCAACAACAAGCTGGTCGCCCGCGGCGAGGTCGTCCTGGTCGAGGACAAGCTCGGCGTGACCATGACGGAAATCATCAAGACGGAACGCGGCTAG
- the fliF gene encoding flagellar basal-body MS-ring/collar protein FliF, translating to MQGLADFLKGIGAARFGAMIAVTAALIGFFAFVIMRVTTPQMTTLFTDLSVEDSSSIIKDLERQGIQFELRNEGSIIMVPKDKVTRLRMKLAEGGLPKGGGVGYEVFDKSDALGTTSFVQNINHLRALEGELARTIRAIDRIQAARVHLVLPERPLFAREAPEPSASIVVRVRGSLEAQQIRAIRHLVASAVNGLKPQRVSIVDEAGQLLADGAQTDPEQAAGDDRRIAFEKRLRKEVEDIVSSVVGSGRARVQLSADFDFNKITQTSDKFDPEGRVLRSTQTREESSLTTDNNGQVTVNNELPGNQQNNGLPAKDQSKKTEETNNYEISRTTKTEVTEAGRVNRISVAVLVDGIYTKNDKGELAYTDRSKEQLDRIATLVRSAIGFDQKRGDQVEVVNLRFADAPSTAPITEPSGFLGSLQFTKDDIMYFVELGVMMLLGLVVMFMVIRPLVKRILASDEVAAAISGVLAGPAASEEAAPAGGQALLPSGAASAIDVATIQGQVHAQSVHRVGELAERNPNETVAIIRQWLTEPTK from the coding sequence TTGCAAGGTCTTGCGGACTTTTTAAAAGGTATCGGCGCCGCCCGCTTCGGGGCGATGATCGCGGTCACCGCCGCGCTCATCGGCTTCTTTGCCTTCGTCATCATGCGGGTCACCACGCCGCAAATGACGACGCTGTTCACCGACCTCAGCGTCGAAGATTCCTCCAGCATTATCAAGGATCTGGAACGCCAAGGCATCCAGTTCGAGCTGCGCAATGAAGGCTCCATCATCATGGTGCCGAAGGACAAGGTCACCCGCTTGCGGATGAAGCTCGCCGAAGGCGGCCTGCCCAAGGGCGGCGGCGTCGGCTACGAGGTCTTCGACAAGTCGGACGCACTCGGCACCACCTCTTTCGTCCAGAACATCAATCACTTGCGCGCGCTGGAGGGCGAGCTCGCCCGCACCATCCGCGCCATCGACCGGATCCAGGCCGCCCGCGTCCATCTCGTGCTGCCCGAGCGCCCGCTGTTCGCGCGCGAGGCGCCGGAGCCGTCGGCCTCGATCGTGGTGCGGGTCCGCGGCTCGCTCGAAGCCCAGCAGATCCGCGCCATCCGCCACCTCGTCGCCTCCGCGGTCAACGGGCTGAAGCCGCAGCGCGTCTCGATCGTGGATGAGGCCGGCCAGCTGCTCGCCGACGGCGCCCAGACCGATCCGGAGCAGGCCGCAGGCGACGACCGGCGCATCGCCTTCGAAAAGCGGCTGCGCAAGGAGGTCGAGGACATCGTCTCCTCCGTGGTCGGCTCCGGCCGCGCCCGCGTCCAGCTCTCCGCCGATTTCGACTTCAACAAGATCACCCAGACCTCGGACAAGTTCGATCCCGAAGGTCGCGTGCTGCGTTCGACCCAGACCCGGGAAGAGAGCAGCCTCACCACCGACAACAACGGTCAGGTCACGGTCAACAACGAGCTGCCCGGCAACCAGCAGAACAACGGCCTGCCGGCGAAGGACCAGAGCAAGAAGACCGAAGAGACCAACAATTACGAGATCTCCCGCACCACCAAGACCGAGGTGACCGAGGCCGGCCGGGTCAACCGCATCTCGGTCGCGGTGCTGGTCGACGGCATCTACACCAAGAACGACAAGGGCGAGCTCGCCTACACCGACCGCAGCAAGGAACAGCTCGATCGCATCGCCACCCTGGTGCGCTCGGCAATCGGCTTCGACCAGAAGCGCGGCGACCAGGTCGAGGTCGTCAATCTGCGCTTCGCCGACGCGCCCTCCACCGCCCCGATCACCGAGCCCTCCGGCTTTCTTGGCTCGCTGCAGTTCACCAAGGACGACATCATGTATTTCGTCGAGCTCGGCGTGATGATGCTGCTCGGCCTGGTCGTCATGTTCATGGTGATCCGCCCGCTGGTGAAGCGCATTCTCGCCTCTGACGAAGTCGCAGCCGCCATCAGCGGCGTCCTCGCCGGCCCTGCGGCTTCCGAAGAGGCCGCGCCGGCCGGCGGCCAGGCGCTCTTGCCAAGCGGCGCCGCCAGCGCAATCGACGTCGCCACCATCCAGGGCCAGGTCCACGCCCAATCCGTTCATCGCGTCGGCGAGCTCGCCGAGCGCAACCCCAACGAAACCGTCGCCATCATCCGTCAGTGGCTGACCGAACCCACGAAATGA